A window of Blastomonas sp. SL216 contains these coding sequences:
- a CDS encoding efflux RND transporter permease subunit, which yields MLAWLVRSALKQRVLVLAMAALLVVLGLRASADVPLDVFPEFAPPIVEIQTEAPGLSTEEVESLITVPIETAVNGVPDLATLRSKSVLGLSSVTILFERGTDVIRARQLVQERVAQVQARLPAAARPPVMLPPLSSTSRAMKIGISSKKLDQMELSELVRWTIRPKLMSVPGVANVAVWGYRDRQLQVLADPDRLQASGVTLAELRAATGDAVLVGGGGFVDTPNQRLPVQQAGAIQTAEDLSRTVIKIAGDAPVRVGDVARVTDGFAAPIGNAIIDDGPGIMLIVEKQPTGNTLQLTRDVEAAVEELRPGLKDVKIDTTIFRPATFIEKSIDNLTRALMIGCLLVAIVLFAFTRDWRQATISLVAIPLSLLAAGLVLLWSGATINTMVIAGLVIALGEVVDDAIIDVENIARRLRLNREAGNPRSAFAVVLSASLEVRTAVVFASLIVMLVFLPIFFLGGVAGTFFRPLAIAYVLAIAASLLVTLVVTPAMCLMLLPNAPMKEHRDTRFVALLKQRYLGVLPRLINRPRLAMGIVAGGLLLSGMGYLGFKDQFLPDFRETDFLMHFVEKPGVGIDAMDRITIRASKELRAIPGVRNFGAHIGRAEAADEVVGPNFTELWISLDDGVDYDASVARIKEVVEGYPGLYRDVLTYLRERIKEVLSGAGATVVVRIYGPDQDELRAAAERVRGKVANIPGVTDLKVEQQVLVPQIQIRPRAADLVTLGLTPGEVRRQAQTLVAGEKLGEIYRDQKAFDVALWGEPAIRGDQHALADLMIQTPVGAPVRLRDVADVVIVPAPNEIKREDGQRRLDVTLNIASDADLGAVARGVEAAVSEVPFATGYHPEILGEYAALKESRSRLWTVALACLVGILLLVWLEFRSARITALVGLSLPFALVGGVIGVALTGGVLSLGSLVGFVTVIGISARNGIMLLSHYDHLRRFEGEAFGPALILRGAQERLVPILMTALCAGLALVPLVIAGDKPGHEIEHPMAIVILGGLISSTALNLFLMPALYARFGKERPEPDAQLAEAVA from the coding sequence ATGCTGGCCTGGCTGGTTCGCTCCGCGCTCAAGCAGCGCGTGCTGGTGCTCGCAATGGCGGCGCTCTTGGTGGTGCTTGGCCTGCGCGCGTCTGCCGATGTGCCGCTGGATGTATTCCCCGAGTTCGCTCCGCCTATCGTCGAGATCCAGACCGAAGCGCCAGGCCTGTCGACCGAGGAGGTCGAAAGCCTGATCACCGTGCCCATCGAGACTGCGGTCAACGGCGTGCCCGATCTGGCAACCCTGCGCTCGAAGTCGGTGCTGGGGCTGTCCTCCGTGACGATCCTGTTCGAGCGCGGCACAGATGTGATCCGCGCCCGCCAGCTGGTGCAGGAGCGGGTGGCGCAGGTGCAGGCGCGACTGCCTGCCGCTGCCCGCCCACCGGTGATGCTGCCGCCGCTGTCGTCCACGAGCCGGGCGATGAAGATCGGCATCTCCTCCAAGAAGCTCGATCAGATGGAACTATCCGAGCTGGTTCGCTGGACGATCCGGCCCAAGCTGATGTCGGTGCCGGGCGTCGCGAATGTCGCCGTCTGGGGCTATCGCGATCGGCAGTTGCAGGTGCTGGCCGATCCCGACCGGCTGCAAGCTTCGGGCGTCACGCTGGCCGAGCTGCGCGCGGCGACCGGCGATGCGGTGCTGGTCGGCGGCGGCGGCTTCGTCGATACGCCCAACCAGCGGCTGCCGGTTCAGCAGGCGGGTGCGATCCAGACCGCCGAGGATCTTTCCCGCACGGTCATCAAGATCGCGGGCGATGCGCCGGTGCGGGTGGGGGATGTCGCGCGGGTGACCGATGGCTTTGCCGCTCCCATTGGCAATGCGATCATCGACGACGGCCCCGGCATCATGCTGATCGTCGAGAAGCAGCCCACCGGCAATACGCTCCAGCTGACCCGCGATGTCGAGGCAGCCGTCGAAGAGCTGCGGCCCGGCCTCAAGGACGTGAAGATCGACACCACGATCTTCCGCCCGGCAACCTTCATCGAGAAGTCGATCGACAACCTGACCCGCGCGCTGATGATCGGCTGCCTGCTGGTAGCGATCGTGCTGTTCGCCTTTACCCGTGACTGGCGGCAAGCGACGATCAGCCTTGTCGCGATCCCGCTGTCACTGCTGGCGGCGGGCCTCGTGCTGCTGTGGAGCGGGGCGACGATCAACACGATGGTGATCGCCGGTCTGGTTATCGCGCTTGGCGAGGTGGTCGATGATGCGATCATCGATGTCGAGAACATCGCTCGCCGTCTCCGCCTGAACCGTGAGGCGGGCAATCCGCGCTCGGCCTTTGCCGTGGTGCTATCAGCCTCGCTCGAAGTGCGCACGGCGGTGGTCTTCGCCTCGCTGATCGTCATGCTGGTGTTCCTCCCGATCTTTTTCCTCGGCGGGGTGGCGGGGACGTTCTTTCGTCCCTTGGCGATTGCTTATGTGCTGGCGATTGCCGCCTCGCTGCTAGTCACGCTGGTGGTGACACCTGCGATGTGCCTGATGCTGCTGCCGAATGCGCCGATGAAGGAGCATCGCGACACGCGCTTTGTCGCTTTGCTCAAGCAGCGTTATCTCGGCGTCCTGCCCCGGCTGATCAACCGGCCTCGCCTTGCCATGGGCATCGTCGCGGGCGGGTTGCTGCTTTCCGGCATGGGCTATCTGGGGTTCAAGGACCAGTTCCTGCCCGACTTCCGCGAGACCGACTTCCTGATGCACTTCGTCGAGAAGCCGGGGGTGGGCATTGATGCGATGGACCGCATCACGATCCGCGCCTCGAAGGAACTGCGCGCAATCCCCGGCGTGCGCAACTTCGGTGCGCATATCGGGCGCGCCGAAGCTGCTGACGAAGTGGTTGGCCCGAACTTCACCGAGCTGTGGATCAGCCTGGATGACGGGGTCGATTACGACGCCAGCGTCGCCCGCATCAAGGAAGTGGTCGAAGGCTATCCCGGCCTTTACCGCGACGTGCTCACCTATCTGCGCGAACGCATCAAGGAGGTGCTCTCGGGCGCAGGCGCGACCGTGGTTGTGCGGATTTACGGCCCCGACCAGGACGAACTGCGCGCCGCAGCCGAACGGGTGCGCGGCAAGGTCGCCAACATCCCCGGTGTGACCGACCTCAAGGTCGAACAGCAGGTGCTCGTGCCGCAGATCCAGATCCGCCCGCGCGCGGCCGATCTGGTCACGCTGGGCCTCACGCCCGGCGAAGTGCGGCGCCAGGCCCAGACTCTCGTTGCGGGCGAGAAGCTGGGCGAGATCTACCGCGATCAGAAGGCATTCGATGTCGCCTTGTGGGGCGAGCCGGCTATTCGCGGCGACCAGCACGCGCTTGCCGATCTGATGATCCAGACCCCGGTCGGTGCGCCCGTCCGCCTGCGCGACGTTGCCGATGTGGTGATCGTGCCCGCGCCCAACGAGATCAAGCGCGAGGACGGCCAGCGCCGTCTCGATGTCACGCTCAACATCGCCAGCGATGCCGATCTCGGTGCCGTGGCGCGAGGTGTCGAGGCGGCGGTGAGCGAGGTGCCCTTTGCGACAGGCTACCACCCCGAAATCCTCGGCGAATATGCCGCGCTCAAGGAATCGCGTTCGCGGCTGTGGACGGTGGCGCTTGCCTGCCTCGTCGGTATCCTGCTGCTCGTCTGGCTCGAGTTCCGCTCCGCCCGGATCACGGCGCTGGTGGGCCTCAGCCTGCCCTTTGCGCTCGTCGGCGGGGTCATCGGGGTCGCGCTCACTGGCGGAGTTCTGTCGCTGGGATCGCTGGTCGGCTTTGTCACCGTGATCGGGATTTCGGCGCGCAACGGGATCATGCTGCTCTCGCATTACGATCATCTGCGGCGGTTCGAGGGCGAGGCGTTCGGCCCAGCCCTGATCCTTCGCGGCGCGCAGGAACGTCTTGTGCCCATCCTGATGACCGCACTGTGCGCAGGGCTTGCGCTGGTGCCGCTGGTGATCGCGGGCGACAAGCCGGGTCACGAGATCGAGCATCCCATGGCGATCGTCATCCTCGGCGGCCTGATCTCATCGACTGCGCTCAACCTGTTCCTGATGCCCGCGCTTTACGCCCGCTTCGGCAAGGAACGCCCGGAGCCTGATGCTCAACTGGCGGAGGCGGTGGCATGA
- a CDS encoding efflux RND transporter periplasmic adaptor subunit has translation MEALYAAGMLNRFALAAFIPAVLLTACGSEPTAPPKASVHSEAVAHEIELVRLKLTPEAQKRLGIVTERVGTGTASAMRMTSGEIVIPAGVGGAPINSASNLQQLGAQQVAAEGELARARAQLALARIAYDRASALVDEEAGSIRARDEATAALGAAKAAADAAAAQRRLLGPAVAGLGNQRFVWVRVPVFGSDLAGLQQGQSALISPLGQDGAKRSARPVDAPPSANAVAGTVDLYFALDNRDRAYRVGQRVSVALPLAGGRSEGLSVSTSAILRDIYGGEWVYAKTEADTYVRQRIEVAATEDGRAILSRGLRPGMLVVTAGAAELFGTEFGVAH, from the coding sequence ATGGAAGCGCTGTATGCGGCTGGAATGCTGAACCGCTTCGCCCTTGCCGCTTTCATCCCTGCCGTCCTCCTGACCGCCTGCGGGAGCGAGCCGACGGCTCCCCCCAAGGCCTCCGTTCACAGCGAAGCGGTCGCTCATGAGATCGAACTTGTCCGCCTGAAGCTCACGCCAGAAGCGCAAAAGCGGCTCGGGATTGTGACCGAGCGGGTGGGAACGGGCACTGCATCTGCCATGCGCATGACCAGCGGCGAGATCGTAATTCCCGCAGGCGTCGGAGGCGCGCCGATCAATTCGGCCAGCAACTTGCAACAGCTAGGTGCACAGCAGGTCGCCGCCGAGGGTGAACTGGCGCGGGCACGTGCGCAGCTGGCTCTGGCGCGCATCGCCTATGATCGTGCCTCGGCTCTGGTTGATGAGGAAGCCGGAAGCATTCGCGCGCGTGATGAGGCGACGGCGGCGCTCGGCGCGGCCAAGGCTGCTGCCGATGCGGCTGCGGCCCAGCGCCGCCTGCTCGGGCCGGCGGTGGCGGGTCTTGGCAACCAGCGCTTCGTATGGGTGCGGGTCCCGGTGTTTGGAAGCGATCTTGCCGGGCTGCAACAAGGCCAATCAGCTCTGATTTCGCCGCTTGGGCAGGACGGCGCGAAACGATCGGCGCGGCCCGTCGATGCGCCGCCATCGGCGAACGCAGTCGCTGGCACCGTCGATCTCTATTTCGCGCTCGACAATCGTGATCGGGCCTATCGTGTCGGCCAGCGGGTCAGCGTCGCGCTCCCGCTCGCTGGTGGGCGAAGCGAAGGGCTGTCCGTGTCGACCTCCGCGATCCTGCGCGACATCTATGGCGGCGAATGGGTCTATGCCAAGACCGAGGCCGATACCTATGTGCGCCAAAGGATCGAGGTAGCAGCAACCGAAGATGGCCGCGCGATCCTGTCACGGGGGCTGCGCCCTGGTATGCTGGTGGTGACCGCAGGCGCTGCCGAGCTGTTCGGCACCGAGTTCGGGGTCGCGCACTGA
- a CDS encoding recombinase family protein, whose amino-acid sequence MSRLAYFRVSTGDQSVEAQRQALGGHFDKEFVDEGISGATPAASRPAFAKLLSYVREGDTIHVYALDRLGRDALDVQAMVRRLLDMGVALDVHGLGAIGRGVGELIVAVLAQIADMERMRIKERCDSGRAAARAALEATGRTHRGKASLGRPKAANAAEVVAWRRENGASITATMAHFGISRATVARYCATA is encoded by the coding sequence ATGAGCCGCTTGGCATATTTCCGGGTCAGCACCGGTGATCAGAGCGTTGAGGCACAACGGCAGGCACTTGGCGGCCATTTCGACAAGGAGTTCGTAGACGAAGGCATCAGTGGTGCGACGCCTGCGGCGTCCCGTCCAGCCTTCGCCAAGCTGCTGTCGTATGTCCGTGAAGGTGACACGATCCACGTCTATGCGCTCGACAGGCTCGGTCGCGACGCTCTCGACGTCCAGGCCATGGTCCGCAGGCTGCTCGATATGGGCGTCGCGCTCGACGTCCATGGGCTCGGTGCTATTGGTCGCGGCGTCGGCGAGCTCATCGTTGCCGTGCTGGCGCAGATCGCCGACATGGAGCGCATGCGCATCAAGGAGCGGTGTGACAGCGGACGAGCAGCTGCCAGAGCAGCGCTGGAGGCGACTGGTCGCACGCATCGGGGCAAGGCGAGCTTGGGCCGTCCGAAAGCCGCAAACGCCGCAGAAGTCGTCGCATGGCGGCGAGAGAATGGAGCTTCGATAACAGCTACCATGGCGCATTTCGGCATTAGCAGGGCAACAGTGGCCCGCTACTGCGCCACCGCGTAA
- a CDS encoding tyrosine-type recombinase/integrase, with protein MANAIRHVTKRQGVYQYVRRVPQQVVDRPAEFEALFGGITPFRRSLRTKDQADALIAAHEVELDFERRVQQALGKALMTAPQRRLTSNLLQAIRAEQKSLVTRPYRLHIIHREQDAAHHAEVERMFEQFETDAEGIRRVLIDMEPTDDPRLDAASIADRIIAHEAICAPVGSSERSFIIKAVREGLIDGYREIGDLMSGKQSVLPAADEGKRTKQPRLSEIVMKHVDVVPSRRTKGEIKTALRDFVAHVGDLPIDELTKAHVRSFCEHQGSKTIGGRSRNSIARPMSSANLDKKVGLLRAAVNRFAQQSGFEGPNPFAGIKASVFTMPQSAEIMPDKRPFELEELNRVFAYPWFTGCASPENIHSPGDHRLTGMHYWVPVVALMTGCRAGELGGLMLDEVRLDDRFPHIVIRDNKFRSTKKRYQRKVPLLDQLIELGFPAFVSRARARGDERLFQDWIAPGGPEHECSAAWSNSAVIRSFNQTLIPTALEGLLVEGARRAVTFHGFRGAFKTLLTRNKYGIQPNYVHEVVGHEKSNLDARYIGEIPLAETYPAIRACRYEGLVLPRPK; from the coding sequence ATGGCCAACGCGATCAGACATGTCACAAAACGCCAAGGCGTCTACCAGTATGTGCGCCGGGTTCCCCAGCAGGTCGTGGACCGACCGGCAGAATTCGAGGCGCTATTCGGAGGCATCACTCCGTTTCGCCGTTCGCTCCGCACGAAGGACCAGGCCGATGCCTTGATCGCCGCGCACGAGGTCGAGCTCGATTTTGAACGCCGTGTCCAGCAGGCTTTGGGCAAGGCGCTAATGACGGCACCGCAGCGACGACTAACGTCGAACCTCTTGCAGGCGATCAGGGCCGAGCAGAAGAGCCTGGTCACGAGGCCGTATCGACTGCACATCATCCATCGTGAGCAGGACGCGGCGCATCATGCCGAAGTCGAGCGCATGTTTGAGCAGTTTGAAACCGATGCCGAGGGCATCCGGCGCGTCTTGATCGACATGGAGCCCACCGATGACCCGCGTCTCGATGCAGCGTCGATCGCTGATCGGATCATCGCGCATGAAGCTATATGCGCACCAGTGGGAAGCTCCGAGCGCTCATTCATCATCAAGGCTGTGCGAGAGGGGCTTATCGACGGCTATCGCGAGATCGGCGACCTGATGAGCGGGAAGCAGTCAGTCCTGCCCGCCGCGGATGAGGGGAAGCGGACAAAGCAGCCCCGGCTCTCTGAGATCGTCATGAAGCATGTGGATGTGGTGCCGAGCCGTCGCACCAAGGGTGAGATCAAGACAGCACTCCGAGACTTCGTTGCCCACGTCGGCGATCTCCCGATCGACGAACTCACCAAGGCGCACGTTAGGAGCTTTTGCGAACACCAAGGCTCCAAGACGATCGGCGGTCGGTCGCGAAACAGCATAGCTCGTCCCATGTCGAGCGCGAACCTCGATAAGAAGGTCGGCCTGCTTCGCGCAGCAGTCAATCGCTTTGCCCAGCAGTCTGGCTTCGAGGGGCCGAACCCGTTCGCGGGCATCAAGGCTTCGGTTTTCACCATGCCGCAGTCTGCGGAGATAATGCCGGACAAGCGTCCCTTCGAGCTCGAGGAGCTGAACCGGGTATTTGCCTACCCATGGTTCACTGGGTGCGCCTCACCGGAGAACATTCACAGTCCCGGTGACCACCGGCTGACTGGCATGCATTATTGGGTGCCCGTGGTGGCGCTAATGACAGGATGCCGTGCAGGCGAACTCGGCGGCCTAATGCTTGACGAGGTGCGTCTGGATGATCGATTTCCGCACATTGTGATCCGCGACAACAAGTTTCGGAGCACGAAGAAGCGTTACCAGCGCAAGGTCCCGTTGCTCGACCAGCTGATCGAACTTGGATTCCCTGCATTCGTTTCACGCGCACGCGCTCGAGGCGATGAAAGGCTGTTTCAGGATTGGATCGCGCCGGGTGGCCCTGAGCATGAATGCTCCGCTGCGTGGTCGAATTCGGCGGTGATCCGTTCGTTCAACCAGACCCTTATCCCTACCGCGCTCGAGGGCCTCCTAGTGGAGGGCGCGCGCCGAGCCGTCACCTTCCACGGCTTTCGAGGGGCCTTCAAGACGCTGCTGACGAGGAACAAATACGGCATCCAGCCGAACTACGTCCATGAGGTTGTCGGGCACGAAAAGTCGAACCTGGATGCACGATATATCGGCGAGATCCCGCTCGCCGAAACCTATCCGGCGATCAGAGCATGTCGCTATGAGGGGCTGGTCCTTCCCCGACCAAAGTAA
- a CDS encoding class I SAM-dependent methyltransferase, translating to MHFDLEPEFLALHQRCAPMTMTSIERTYALHTAVRYLIDNRLDGDFVECGVWRGGSAMMMALTALDCGDADRDIWLYDTFSGMTAPGDHDRQAMSGEAAATIMAQNPRDEENPFWGVAPRKTVETNMLATGWPAERLKLVEGNVLESLPGTMPERIALLRLDTDWYDSTLHELETLYPRLCSGGVLIIDDYGYWTGARRAVDAYFGNLAHRPFMSRIDFTGRLIIKP from the coding sequence ATGCATTTTGATCTGGAGCCCGAATTCCTGGCGCTGCACCAGCGCTGTGCGCCGATGACGATGACGTCGATCGAGCGCACCTACGCGTTGCATACCGCGGTGCGCTATCTGATCGACAACCGGCTGGACGGCGATTTTGTCGAATGCGGCGTTTGGCGGGGTGGGTCGGCCATGATGATGGCCCTGACCGCGCTCGACTGCGGCGATGCCGATCGCGATATATGGCTGTACGATACGTTCAGCGGGATGACCGCGCCGGGCGATCATGACCGCCAGGCGATGTCGGGCGAGGCAGCGGCGACGATCATGGCGCAAAATCCCCGCGACGAGGAAAACCCGTTCTGGGGCGTGGCGCCCCGCAAAACCGTCGAGACCAATATGCTGGCGACGGGCTGGCCTGCGGAGCGGCTGAAGCTGGTGGAAGGCAATGTGCTGGAAAGCCTGCCCGGGACCATGCCCGAGCGGATTGCCCTGTTGCGCCTTGATACCGATTGGTATGATTCGACGCTGCATGAGCTCGAGACGCTTTATCCCCGCTTATGCTCGGGGGGCGTGCTGATCATCGATGATTACGGCTATTGGACCGGAGCGCGCCGCGCCGTCGACGCGTATTTCGGTAACCTGGCCCACCGCCCGTTCATGTCCCGGATAGACTTTACCGGCAGGCTGATCATCAAGCCCTGA
- a CDS encoding CmcI family methyltransferase, with protein MTASLNGLPYPELMAIQSGTMAYRYRGIETFKNPFDLAIYPLLLEQLRPRTIIEIGAHKGGSALWFADQMSVRGLDCHVHSVDVLPVTGISDPRISFYLADGSDLANTLSAQLLAELPRPWLVVEDADHLCGTVLSHLRFFAPHLHSGDYLVVEDGVLTQMRVADAYGGGPLAAVHQFLAEQQGRFEIDRTFCDWFGHNMTWNFDGYLRRV; from the coding sequence ATGACCGCCAGCCTTAACGGACTGCCATATCCCGAACTGATGGCGATTCAGTCGGGTACCATGGCTTATCGCTATCGCGGCATCGAGACGTTCAAGAACCCCTTTGATCTCGCGATCTACCCGCTGTTGCTTGAGCAGCTGCGGCCGCGAACGATCATCGAAATCGGCGCTCACAAGGGCGGGAGCGCCCTGTGGTTTGCCGATCAGATGTCGGTGCGCGGCCTCGACTGCCATGTCCACTCGGTCGATGTGCTTCCCGTCACCGGAATTTCCGATCCCAGGATCAGCTTTTACCTGGCCGATGGCAGCGATCTGGCGAACACGTTGAGCGCGCAGCTGCTGGCGGAACTTCCGCGCCCCTGGCTGGTGGTGGAAGATGCCGACCATTTGTGCGGCACGGTGTTGTCACACCTGCGCTTTTTCGCGCCGCATCTGCACTCGGGCGATTATCTCGTCGTCGAAGACGGCGTGCTGACCCAGATGCGGGTCGCGGATGCCTATGGCGGCGGGCCGCTCGCCGCCGTTCATCAGTTTCTCGCCGAACAGCAGGGACGTTTCGAGATCGACCGCACATTCTGTGACTGGTTCGGTCACAACATGACCTGGAATTTCGATGGCTATCTGCGGCGAGTTTGA
- a CDS encoding class I SAM-dependent methyltransferase codes for MSQSALQKQITRVGPVHFQSLEAELAPVQGYFSGVMLNAGCGNRDIGPWLMAQGVQRVVNYDVASALPDAVIGKLEDMPFPDNHFDAILCNAVLEHVGDAEAVMGELARVLSSGGHAILAVPFLQPYHECPADFRRFTAEGLAAMGGKAGLQPVAINPVHSSAQTLGWIAWEIAKEKGRLARALVWPWVYAWTRLSLATDWRIKRNANTYQIVFAKP; via the coding sequence ATGAGCCAGAGTGCGTTGCAGAAGCAGATTACACGGGTCGGGCCGGTCCACTTCCAATCGCTGGAAGCGGAACTTGCACCCGTGCAGGGCTATTTCAGCGGCGTGATGCTCAACGCCGGCTGCGGCAATCGCGATATCGGGCCCTGGCTGATGGCCCAGGGGGTGCAGCGCGTGGTCAACTATGATGTCGCCTCCGCGCTGCCCGATGCCGTGATCGGCAAGCTGGAAGACATGCCGTTTCCGGACAATCATTTTGACGCCATCTTGTGCAACGCCGTGCTCGAGCATGTCGGCGATGCCGAGGCGGTGATGGGCGAGCTGGCCCGCGTGCTGTCCAGCGGCGGCCATGCGATACTCGCGGTGCCGTTTCTCCAGCCCTATCACGAATGCCCCGCCGACTTCCGCCGCTTCACCGCCGAGGGACTGGCAGCGATGGGTGGCAAGGCAGGGCTGCAACCCGTGGCCATCAATCCGGTGCACTCCAGCGCGCAGACGCTCGGCTGGATTGCGTGGGAAATCGCCAAGGAAAAGGGCAGGTTGGCCCGGGCGCTGGTCTGGCCCTGGGTCTACGCCTGGACGCGGCTTTCGCTCGCGACCGACTGGCGCATCAAGCGCAATGCCAACACCTATCAGATCGTATTCGCCAAGCCATGA
- a CDS encoding class I SAM-dependent methyltransferase, translated as MVRGDRNANDWVYLRREIPHIWYVDDRFPTMGFMNRDEATLLHNIALQFRGKAAVEIGCWMGWSSCHLALADVTLDVVDPVLADPIFHQSVSSSLAAAGVAGKVTLHPLPSPEGVSVAAAHRAAPWSLLVVDGDHERAAPARDVMACLDHCADDCAFVFHDLASPHVAEGLRMLEAKGFLVTLYQTQQIMGIAWRGNVNPPRHTPDPDVFWQMPHHLLGLPVSGLASPGHSALLYEKVLEQQDRIATLEHELAEMRHGLSYRIRRRMRSWARSQ; from the coding sequence ATGGTGAGGGGCGATCGCAACGCGAACGACTGGGTCTATCTGCGCCGGGAAATTCCGCATATCTGGTATGTCGATGACCGTTTCCCCACGATGGGTTTCATGAACCGCGACGAAGCGACCTTGCTGCACAATATTGCGCTGCAGTTCCGCGGAAAGGCTGCGGTGGAAATCGGGTGCTGGATGGGATGGTCGAGCTGTCATCTCGCGCTCGCCGATGTGACGCTCGATGTCGTCGACCCGGTGCTCGCAGACCCCATATTCCACCAGTCGGTGTCGTCGTCGCTCGCAGCGGCGGGGGTCGCCGGCAAGGTCACGCTGCACCCGCTGCCCAGCCCCGAAGGCGTTTCCGTCGCGGCTGCGCATCGCGCTGCGCCATGGAGCCTGCTGGTCGTTGACGGCGATCATGAAAGGGCGGCACCGGCACGCGATGTCATGGCCTGTCTGGACCATTGCGCAGACGACTGCGCCTTCGTGTTTCATGACCTCGCCTCGCCCCATGTCGCCGAAGGGCTGCGCATGCTGGAGGCGAAGGGCTTTCTGGTCACGCTCTACCAGACACAGCAGATCATGGGCATCGCGTGGCGCGGGAATGTGAACCCGCCGCGCCACACGCCCGACCCCGATGTGTTCTGGCAGATGCCGCACCATCTGCTCGGCCTGCCGGTATCCGGCCTGGCATCCCCCGGGCATAGTGCGCTGCTGTACGAAAAGGTCCTGGAGCAACAGGACCGGATCGCCACGCTCGAACATGAACTGGCCGAAATGCGGCATGGCCTGTCCTATCGCATACGGCGGCGGATGCGATCATGGGCGCGTTCGCAATGA